The Thermoleophilaceae bacterium DNA segment TCCGCTGGCGCTCCCGCCATCCCCGAAGTTCCACGAGTAGTTCGTGATCGTGCCGTCATCGGTCGAGCCGCTGCCGTTGAACGCGACCACCTTTCCCGGCGCTGCCGGGTTCGGCGTGGCGCTGAAGGAGGGGGTGGGAGGCAGATCCGCGATTAGGCGCGTGACCATCAGGAAGCCATTCCCTCCGCTGTCGGTGCCGTCGCCGGCCGCGACAAGCTTGCCATCGGGCTGCAGCGCAACGCTTCGGATTTGGCCGAGCGTGCTGAACACCAGGCCTCCGCTCCCGAATGACGGGTCGAAGGCTCCGGCGCCGTCCAGCCGGGCGGCGAAGAAGCCGTTCGCCCGGCCCGCGGCGAGGATCCTCCCGTTTGGCTGGGGCGCGATCCCGCGGACGAACGACGCCGGCACAAACGGCCCGCCGCTCGGCACCAGCTGGTCGAGCAGTTCACCATTCGCCGCGAACGAGGGGTCGAACGTCCCACCGTTGTCCAGCCGCACGATGAGGCTCGCCGCGTTGCCGGCCGAGTCCGTTGCGTAGCCGCCCGCGAGGATCTTGCCGTCGGGCTGCAGGGCCACCGCGTCGGCAGAGGAGCTGGGCGCCGGTCCCTGGCCGAGCTGTGTCAGCACCCTGCCGCCCGCGAACGTCGCGTCAGGGCTGCCGCCGGTGTTGAGCCTGGTTACGAGGAACTCGGCACGACTGGCCGAGTCGGTCGCGTAGCCGGCAACGATCGGCTTGCCGTCAGGCTGGAGCGACATCGCCGTCACGCTCGAGCTCCGGTTCGAGCCCACGCCAAGCTGCGTCAGCAGCTTGCCGCCGGTGGCGTATGACGAGTCGGGGTTGCCGGCGGATGTGAGCCGCACCACCAGGAACGCGGTGTGCCCGTCGCTGTCGGTCGCGTCGCCGCCGGCCAGGATCTCACCGTCCGGCAGCACCGCCAGCGCGTTCAGGTCGGACTCGGGTGTCATTCCCGCGTCGAATTGCGCGGTGATCAGCTTGCCGTCTGTGCCGAACGAGGAGTCAAAGGTTCCATCGGCGTTCAGGCGGACCGCCAGGAACACGCCGTGGCCGCTCGCGTCGGTGGCGTAGCCGCCGGTGAGGATCTTTCCGTCCGGCTGCAACGCGAGCGCGTCAACCGCCGACTGCTTCGTCGCGCCCTCGCCCAGCTGGACCGCCACCACGCCGCCTGTGCCGAACGAGGAATCGAAGCTGCCGTCGCTGTTCAGGCGTGCGATCAGTGCCTGCGACTTGTCGTTGCTGTCCCGGTTGCTTCCGGCGATCACGATCTTGCCGTCGGGTTGCAGCGCAACTGCGAACACATCGCCGCCGACCGAGCTCGTTACGGTGCCCCCGGAGCCGAACGTGGGATCCAGATCCCCGGGCGCCAGCGCTCTCGCCGGGCCGGACCAAACGGCAAACCCGGCGACTGTCAGCACAACAGCCGCGAGGCGGAGGGTCATTGCGAGGCCCCCGGCGCGAGACGGGGCATCCACAAGGCGAGGCTAATGAGCCGACTGGGCCAGGTCAAGCCCAGGGGCAATGCGGCGACAATCCAAACGGACTCGGGATTCATCAAATCCTGGACTCCCTCCAGACTCCGCTACGCTGGCCCCACGTCCATGGCTTCCGTCGACCAAGCCGCTCTTCTCCGCCGCCACGGCGTGCAGGTCACCGCGCAGCGCCTGGGTGTGTTGCGAGCGGTGGCGGAGCGGCCGCACAGCACGGCGGCCGAGATCGACGCTGCGGTGCGGCAGGAGATCGGCGCGGTGTCCCTTCAGGCCGTTTACGACGCGCTTGGGGTGCTCGCCGACAAGGGCATCATCCGCCGCATCCAGCCGGCGGGCTCGCCCGCGCGGTATGAGGACCGAGTGGGCGACAACCACCACCACCTCGTCTGCCGGACGTGCGGGCGGATGGTCGACGTGGACTGCGCCGTGGGGCTGACCCCGTGCCTGACGGCCGCGGACGACTCGGGCTACGAGATCGACGAGGCCGAGGTGGTCTACTGGGGGCGCTGCCCCGACTGCGTTGCCGCGGCAACGAATCTTCAGAACACACAAGTGAGCGAGTAGGAGGAACCGACGTGGCCGACACCGTGAGCGAGAGCGAGAATCCAGCAATCGAGTCCCCGACTCCGGAGCGGACGCGCCCGAGGACCAATCAGGACTGGTGGCCGAACCAGCCGAACCTGCAGGTCCTCCACGTGAACTCGTCCCTCCCGAAGCCCCAACCGGCGGACTTCGACTACGCAGAGGAGTTCAAGAAGCTCGACGTCGAGGCGCTCAAGCGCGACCTGTTCGAGCTGATGACTAACTCGCAGGAGTGGTGGCCCGCCGACTACGGCCACTACGGGCCGCTCTTCATCCGGATGTCGTGGCACGCCGCAGGCACCTACCGCATCGAGGATGGACGCGGCGGGGGCGGGCAGGGCGCTCAGCGCTTCGCCCCGCTCAACAGCTGGCCGGACAACGCCAGCCTCGACAAGGCGCGCCGGCTGCTGTGGCCGCTCAAGCAGAAGTACGGCCGCACGATCTCCTGGGCCGACCTCATCGTGTTCGCCGGCAACTGCGCGATGGAGTCGATGGGCTTCAAGACCTTCGGCTTCGGGTTCGGCCGCGAGGACATCTTCGAGCCGGAGGAGATCTTCTGGGGCCCGGAGGACACCTGGCTCGGCGACGAGCGCTACAGCGGCGACCGCGAGCTCGGTAAGCCGTTCGGCGCGGTGCAGATGGGCCTGATCTACGTGAACCCGGAGGGGCCGAACGGTGAGCCCGACCCGCTGAAGGCGGCGAAGGACATCCGCGAGACGTTCGCTCGCATGGCGATGAACGACGAGGAGACCGCTGCGCTGATCATCGGCGGCCACACCTTTGGCAAGACGCACGGCGCGGTGGATCCGAAGTACGTCGGCCCGGAGCCCGAGGCCGCCCCGATCGAGCAGCAGGGGATCGGCTGGAAGAACAGCTCGGGCACTGGCGTGGGCGCCGACGCGATCACGAGCGGCCTCGAGGGCGCGTGGACCAACGAGCCCACGAAGTGGGACAACGGCTTCCTCGACAACCTCTTCAAGTACGAATGGGAGCTGACCAAGAGCCCCGCCGGCGCGTACCAGTGGACGCCGAAGGACGGGGCCGGCGACGGCACCGTCGTGGACGCCCACGACCCCTCCAGGCGCAACGCGCCGATGATGCTCACCACGGACCTTTCGCTGAAGCTCGACCCGATCTACGGGCCGATCTCCAAGCGCTTCTACGAGAATCCGGACGAGCTCGCCGACGCGTTCGCCCGCGCCTGGTACAAGCTGCTGCACCGCGACATGGGCCCGGTGTCGCGCTACCTCGGACCGTGGGTGCCGGAGCCGCAGCTGTGGCAGGACCCGGTGCCCGAGGTGGATCATCCGCTCATCGGCGAGGCCGAGATCGCAGACCTCAAGGAGAAGATCCTGGCGTCGGGTCTGTCGATTCCGCAGCTGGTCCGCACCGCTTGGGGCGCGGCGGCGAGCTTCCGCCGCACCGACAAGCGCGGCGGCGCGAACGGCGCGCGGATCCGCCTCGAGCCGCAGAAGGACTGGGACGTGAACGAGCCGGACGAGCTGGCGAAGGTGCTGCCCGTACTCGAAGGGATCCAGCGGGACTTCCAGGGCACCGTCTCGCTCGCGGACCTGATCGTCCTGGGTGGGTGCGCCGCGGTCGAGCAGGCGGCTCGCAACGCCGGCGTGGACGTGACGGTTCCCTTCGCTCCTGGCCGTACGGATGCCTCCCAGGAGCAGACGGACGCGGACTCCTTCTCCGTGCTCGAGCCGAAGGCGGACGGCTTCCGCAACTACATGCAGCCCCGGCAGCCGCTCTCGCCGGAGACCCAGCTCATCGAGCGGGCGAACCTGCTGTCGCTGACGGCCCCCGAGATGACGGTGCTCGTGGGCGGGATGCGGGTGCTGGGCGCCAACCACAAGCAGTCGAAGCACGGCGTGTTCACGGACCGTCCCGAGGTCCTGACGAACGATTTCTTCGTCAACCTTCTCGACATGGGGACTGAGTGGAGGCAGGCGTCGTCGAATGGCTCGTCGGGCGGGCTGTACGAGGGCCGCGACCGGGCCACGGGCGAGGTCAAGTGGACCGCCACGGCGGTGGACCTCGTGTTCGGCTCGAGCTCGCAGCTCCGAGCGATCGCGGAGGAATACGCGTGCGACGACTCGAACGAGCTGTTCGTTCGCCACTTCGTGGCCGCGTGGGACAAGGTGATGAACCT contains these protein-coding regions:
- a CDS encoding PKD domain-containing protein, which gives rise to MTLRLAAVVLTVAGFAVWSGPARALAPGDLDPTFGSGGTVTSSVGGDVFAVALQPDGKIVIAGSNRDSNDKSQALIARLNSDGSFDSSFGTGGVVAVQLGEGATKQSAVDALALQPDGKILTGGYATDASGHGVFLAVRLNADGTFDSSFGTDGKLITAQFDAGMTPESDLNALAVLPDGEILAGGDATDSDGHTAFLVVRLTSAGNPDSSYATGGKLLTQLGVGSNRSSSVTAMSLQPDGKPIVAGYATDSASRAEFLVTRLNTGGSPDATFAGGRVLTQLGQGPAPSSSADAVALQPDGKILAGGYATDSAGNAASLIVRLDNGGTFDPSFAANGELLDQLVPSGGPFVPASFVRGIAPQPNGRILAAGRANGFFAARLDGAGAFDPSFGSGGLVFSTLGQIRSVALQPDGKLVAAGDGTDSGGNGFLMVTRLIADLPPTPSFSATPNPAAPGKVVAFNGSGSTDDGTITNYSWNFGDGGSASGPTATHSYAKPGTYTAALTVRDDYGLSAVATHAITVSAAPVLRALRLRPRSFPAAARGGSIARRTGTTVSYRDSEAVTTRFRVERVLPGRRSGHRCVAPRARNRHAKRCVRYSRVRGGFSHHDKAGTNRFHFTGRMRRRKLPPGNYRLDATPSAGGAKSHTARTRFRIIH
- the katG gene encoding catalase/peroxidase HPI; its protein translation is MADTVSESENPAIESPTPERTRPRTNQDWWPNQPNLQVLHVNSSLPKPQPADFDYAEEFKKLDVEALKRDLFELMTNSQEWWPADYGHYGPLFIRMSWHAAGTYRIEDGRGGGGQGAQRFAPLNSWPDNASLDKARRLLWPLKQKYGRTISWADLIVFAGNCAMESMGFKTFGFGFGREDIFEPEEIFWGPEDTWLGDERYSGDRELGKPFGAVQMGLIYVNPEGPNGEPDPLKAAKDIRETFARMAMNDEETAALIIGGHTFGKTHGAVDPKYVGPEPEAAPIEQQGIGWKNSSGTGVGADAITSGLEGAWTNEPTKWDNGFLDNLFKYEWELTKSPAGAYQWTPKDGAGDGTVVDAHDPSRRNAPMMLTTDLSLKLDPIYGPISKRFYENPDELADAFARAWYKLLHRDMGPVSRYLGPWVPEPQLWQDPVPEVDHPLIGEAEIADLKEKILASGLSIPQLVRTAWGAAASFRRTDKRGGANGARIRLEPQKDWDVNEPDELAKVLPVLEGIQRDFQGTVSLADLIVLGGCAAVEQAARNAGVDVTVPFAPGRTDASQEQTDADSFSVLEPKADGFRNYMQPRQPLSPETQLIERANLLSLTAPEMTVLVGGMRVLGANHKQSKHGVFTDRPEVLTNDFFVNLLDMGTEWRQASSNGSSGGLYEGRDRATGEVKWTATAVDLVFGSSSQLRAIAEEYACDDSNELFVRHFVAAWDKVMNLDRFDLV
- a CDS encoding Fur family transcriptional regulator, which gives rise to MASVDQAALLRRHGVQVTAQRLGVLRAVAERPHSTAAEIDAAVRQEIGAVSLQAVYDALGVLADKGIIRRIQPAGSPARYEDRVGDNHHHLVCRTCGRMVDVDCAVGLTPCLTAADDSGYEIDEAEVVYWGRCPDCVAAATNLQNTQVSE